From the genome of Cryptococcus depauperatus CBS 7841 chromosome 1, complete sequence, one region includes:
- a CDS encoding 4-hydroxybenzoate polyprenyl transferase — MLPCLLRSKGILRPLASSTRSSLSSRLYVGHPQAPTLSTLFKTTRILTTSSSPAPTSLNVLAQPKPVPNALPSTESIGAAPTVLDKIVPKWAEKAKPYLYLTRIDKPIGSILLYWPCAWSITMASTVLQLPITTPLWYMSLFGVGALIMRGAGCTINDMWDSKMDSQVERTKTRPLAAGDVTQFQALTFLGGQLTAGLAVLTQLNWYSIALGASSLGLVVIYPFMKRITYFPHIVLGFAFNWGALLGWSAVAGSVDWTIAGPMYLGGVAWCIMYDVIYAHQDKKDDVLAGVKSMALKFPDTSRHVISTLSASFVSLLALTGHMAGLGPLYYLISCGGAAAHLAWQCITVNFDSRPDCWRKFTSNGWLGGLIWLGIAADYVQQVLLGVSA, encoded by the exons ATGTTACCTTGCTTACTTCGGTCAAAAGGGATCCTCCGTCCTCTAGCATCCTCAACTCGTTCAAGCCTTTCTTCAAGACTATATGTAGGCCATCCACAAGCACCTACTCTTTCTACCTTGTTTAAGACGACCCGGATTCTTACCACATCTTCCTCGCCTGCACCTACATCACTAAACGTCCTCGCTCAGCCCAAACCCGTACCTAATGCTCTTCCTTCTACAGAATCAATTGGAGCTGCACCTACGGTATTGGACAAGATTGTCCCAAAATGGGCAGAGAAAGCAAAGCCATATCTCTATCTTACCCGGATAGATAAACCAATCGGTTCCATCCTTCTCTATTGGCCATGCG CTTGGTCGATAACAATGGCCTCTACGGTACTTCAGCTTCCTATAACCACTCCACTATGGTACATGTCCCTCTTTGGCGTAGGCGCACTCATTATGCGTGGAGCAGGGTGTACTATCAATGACATGTGGGATAGTAAGATGGATTCCCAGGTTG AAAGGACAAAGACGAGACCCTTGGCTGCTGGCGATGTGACGCAGTTTCAAGCTCTTACCTTTCTTGGTGGTCAGCTCACGGCAGGGCTAGCTGTCTTGACTCAGCTCAACTGGTATAG CATTGCTCTGGGAGCATCGTCTCTCGGCTTGGTTGTCATCTACCCCTTTATGAAGAGGATTACCTACTTTCCCCATATTGTGCTTGGCTTTGCTTTCAATTGGGGCGCATTACTAGGTTGGTCGGCTGTAGCAGGATCCGTTGACTGGACTATTGCTGGGCCCATGTATCTTGGGGGAGTTGCTTGGTGTATTATGTACGATGTTATCTACGCCCATCAA GACAAGAAGGATGATGTCCTTGCTGGAGTGAAATCTATGGCGCTCAAGTTTCCAGATACTTCTCGTCATGTCATTTCTACGCTTTCAGCCTCCTTCgtgtctcttcttgctctgaCAGGACACATGGCCGGCCTTGGACCACTCTATTATCTTATATCTTGCGGCGGCGCCGCTGCTCATTTGGCCTGGCAGTGTATTACTGTCAACTTTGACAGCAGACCAGACTGCTGGAGAAAATTCACTTCTAATGGATGGCTAGGTGGCTTGATTTGGCTGGGTATCGCAGCCGACTATGTTCAGCAAGTCTTGCTAGGTGTTTCAGCATAA